The window AttcacatatttttaattttagaaactaTCATCCACAATCAACCACAGTCTTGTGCATGGATTTCTTTCCGAACTTAAAACAGATCAAAATGTGAAAGATATTAGTTGAGAATGGATGCCCTTTTGTCCCCATAAACCTtatttcacatttatttattttttaagagtGGCCTTACAAAAAGTCTCTGTTAATTTAGACCAAAAGCACATTTACACTAACATAGACTCACTTGCTTGCCAATTCACCCCCTGGCGGGAGGTTTGGGATGCTCTCAGTTGCTAACGTACGCATCACGTGGACTAAGTCTGGTACTCCTTCACCCTGCTTCTTTATGATCTCTGGGAATCAGAAGTACTTTTTTTGTAAGTGCAGTCCAAATTTAACTTGAAAAGATTGAAACACTCAGTTTTATCAAAAAGcagtttaacattttaaaagacagCATTTACCATGTTGGACACTAATCTTTGGTGCCACAACAAAAAACCCAGTGTACCTGTAAAAAGCTATTGTATATTTGACAAAAAAAATACCAACTATGATCTGTTCTTCACATAGTTCTATACTTCCAAAATTTTAATCATTTTGATTAGTATATCACATAACAAAGGGTATCTTAACAGGTAAACAAACTACGTAGTTCTAAATAGGCTTCACTAGAACATAATTATTGTATTTTGCCAAAGAAACATCCTGTGAAAAAGCCGGGTTTaatgtccatttttttttttaaatatatgaatgGATGTTAAAAGGTTATTGCCATGGtagaaaatataatattttgaAGAAACAAGAAGTTaagtgttttgtttaaaatatgctTTATATAGTTATACCAGATTGCAGATTATTaacataaaaacattaaaagtcATCACGCATAAACAGACAAGAGCCAAGAATGTCAGAGTTAAGATAGAACTCTGTCCTTAACTCAAAGGGATATTTCAACAGCAGGTGATTTTACATACAACAAACACAATCCACCTCTCATCAGGTAAGCAAGAGACTCTCTACAGTAGCCACAGCAAAGTGTGCTAAGAATAAAGTTACAGATAGCTACATTTCTTAAGCCTTATCTTCTGAAGTGTTGAACACCCACATCTGCAGCTGAATTTAAGTTAGTTATCAcctctggagggggaggggaatcagACTTcttccagttttgtgaaatccattaaaattttttttacaagGTAAATGAGAATTGTCTACTATCCCATGACATTTAAATGTGTATACATTTCTCAATACACTAGAAACTCCTTCAAAGACATTATTTAAGAAGGATACTTTATCAATCAATCAGCTTGGAGTTGCTGATCTCCAAGTGGATGTCATGGCAAGTGTACAAAAATGCGCATGCACAGTTAAATATTCTTTATGTAGTAAAATCTTTccaaaatttatttgaaaaaagtagTTTGAACACATGGAGAACCCActttcaatttaaatatttttacaattTATCTTTTTATCccaatactgaaaaaaaaaatcaagatgtaCGATATACCATTTTAAACTCATATTGGTGAGTTAATGTTACACTAAAGTATCTAAAACCAGTAtactttccttttaaataaaaaaatagtacAAATTCATGAACTGATTTGTGTGCACGGAACAGGTTTTCTGGGATACAACCTTCCATGCAAAAAGTTTTAGTCCAATTTGCCGCCAGATTCTATGCAAGTAATTGACACTGGAAACACTGGCATACCCTTACTTGCAGTAAAATAACCAAATGTCAAAATTTGCAGTACAAAGTATTAGCTATTTAGTTCTACATTTTAAGTAGGAAAGAAATCTAACATGTGACGCTACACATTAGGCAAACATCTCAAAACTCAAATGTCCCACTTTCTGAAGAACTATGGCCAAAATTCATATTTTACCGTCTAGCATTTAGTAAAGAGAATTCTAACACTCTTAAATCTGAATAAAAAGCAAAGATCTCAGATTTGGTTTGCCAAGTTCCTTTATTGTGTAATCTTCAACATCTAGTATATTCTACATCATTCTAAAGCTAAAGTTCTGCCGTACAAAAATAAAGGGATTTATAGTTTGCCTAAACTACACAGTTTCACAACCTAAAGCTGCAGTACATTTAACATACAGTCACCACTAAATGAATACATTTATACTCTGATAGAACTATAGATACAGTCTGAAATAACACTGATGACAACAAATGGAACCAatccattgcttttttttttttttaaataattattaaattatCTTTTGTTTCAATGCATCTTGCATCCCTTTCTCTGACCTAATTTAAACCTTCTAAATGTTTTCACCATTTAagacagtggggaaaaaatgtacttacactaaaaataaagaattcaaaatgtatttatttccagTTTTGAATGGAAATTTCATATAAAATTCTTAAAAATCTAACATTTCAGGTTTTGCTGAAAAATGGCCAGTTAATTTAAAACTATCAATTTCAATTAATTCCGTGGATTACATGCATCTAATAACCAGATCTGTTACTATATTAAGTATGTATATgatacaaaatgtgttttaaagaatGAGTCAAAAACCTTAAggaatgttaatttaaaaaaaaaaaagaagtgagtCAAACCAGCTCAGTAACTGGAGTAATAGTGCAACTAGAGTAACATCTGGGACTGACTGATTAATCTTTTCAGCCAGCAAGTCTTCAAAACCTTTTAGAAGCAACACTGATTTACTGGAAAGGGATTACACAAAGATGTTTTGTCACTCTTACTTCACCTCCTGTTAGACATTTTCAGCTCTAAATGTGAGCCACAGAAGCGTCCAACATTGATGCAAGAATGTAGGTTAAAGGAGTGAAGGATAGTCAGGTGTAAGGGGGAAGAGTAGAAACCTTCTTATATCAGCCAGGTTTTTTTATTCCCGTTTGTAGTTCAAGATGGCCATCAATACAGGGCCTTCTTTACAGCAGTAAGTACAACAAACTTTAAtatgaaaacattaaaataagattTTACTGCACATTATGGGATGAAAAATGCTTTTATGTAATTGATCAACAAgaaaatttatattaaaatataatctaACCTCATTACTTGGACTATGTTTGCTGGTCAAACACctattttgttatataactgctaTGTACTGCAATGCTCATTCACAAAATTtccattttattgtattttaattttctaaATTAGACATTACAGACTGGTAAAAACTACTTGCAGAATTTCTTTACATTTACCAATTTCTTCAACTGAAattgaaacttttaaaatcttaaaaACTGCATTATTACTAAGGCATTTCAAGATAACAGTAGTAAGATTATTCAGCACAGTGTTGAAAGTTTCAGCAATGGCCATATTAGTCCCACCTCAGTAGACAATACTGTATATTAAGTTTCCAGCATGAAACAATCTTATTTTAATTGCATAAATATGGTTAAGTTTAATGTAATAAAGTGACATTGTGGCTTGAGTTTACCTTTCTCACATTAAGTCCCAAAAATTTCACTCATGCGAGTGAGGACTGTAAGTTCTGAAACTATGTTATGTTATAAACTGCTATCCGGTTGCATTTTTTGCTTATAATAAAAAGTGTAAATACTATTTCTGTGTGCATTATCAAAGGGAAAAGATGTTTAAGTCCAAGGaaaataactttaaaacaaaGTGTGGACTCTATAGCAGCAATATATTTTTCTAAATGTGTCCACCGAATTCGGATTAAAGTGCTTTATATCATGTAAATTTTCCCCATTCACACAGACAAAAACGAAGTTTCACTTGTCCCTGAAGTATGTTATTTCTAAAAATGCAAGAAACTCAGCAACCAAACAAATGCATTGTTCCCTACAGCATAACCTTATGCAGTTCTAATACTTAGGATCTTCATTCAGCAATATCTGGACGTGATGTTCCCATTTCATCTACTGTAATACACACAGGCCAATGGGATCAGTTAATGGAGATGCAACCTTAACTTACTTTGGCCTTAGAGTTAAGTCAAATCTCCAATCTCCAAGATTTTTGTTAAcagttaaaagggaaaaaagttcaTGGGGCATTTATATAATTCATCAGTCACTGATCTGACAAACCCTAAGAGCTGTGTATATCACGCCAATGTATGCTATTAGGGACTCTTACCCTAGATATTAACAGCATGATACATTCATAATAACTGATTAATTAAAATCTATATCCTCAATATGtttccatttgaaaaatgttaatttcacCTATACACTAAACTGCATGTGTACAGTAAGTGTTTCAGATATTTAGGAAATTTAATATTTAGGAGATCTGAGCACACCAGTGGCAGCTGCTTCTTAAACCCAATCTCTGCTTCAGTTTTTAATACCCAAAGGCACTACAGTCCAGATtacaaaattattaaattatGGTTTAAATCAACACATTAGGTATATGGCACAAAGTGCCTGAAACAACAgttccttctctttcccttttaaaatataaaaaacacaaatgaaaataagatttgcttttaaaaaggtTACTGGCAGGATTGTACATTATATGCCCAGCTTCAGTTCAGTATGAATGTTTAAGGTTTAGCTATAACACAAATGTTGATAGGCTTTTACTCTTAAATATAATCATATTAGCAAGTGCTATTATGTTAACAGTAACATTGCTGTGGCCCTTAAATTATCATACAATATACTTATTAGGGCCATGTAATTGTACATAGCTTTACAGAAAAATGGCACTCAAATTACCATCTTCAAAAATATGCTGCCAGATTTCATTCAAATGCACATGCCAGGAATCAGAATTTACTGGCCTGAAGTTAGTGATGCCAATGGACTCATCAAGAACTTTGAGCACAAGTAGATTACTTTCCTCTGCCATCCTAAATAGAATCTCCAGGGCCATAAGCTTCTGCAGTTTCTGTTTCAGTAGCATTTTGTCATGACATACAGCATACATCCAACGGAATATAGGAGTGCCTTTTTCAGAGATGTATATGCAGGCTACATCTACACCTGGAGCTAGAGGTGCGATTCCCAACTCATGTAGAGACACTCTTGTAAGCTCCAAAAATAGTAATGTTGCCACAATGGCAAGGGCAGCAGTGAGCAGCAGCAAAGGCTATCCGTCCTGCCTGTATATCTCAGGGTCCAGGAGCATTTGTAGTCGACGTACCTAGCCTGTGCCACTGTCCAAAGCAGCCCACGCTACCACGGCTACGCTATTATTTTTAGAGCGCTAGCTCAATGAGATCTAGTAGGAGTATGTCTATGCAAGCTAGAAATCACACCTCCTAGCTCCAAGTGCAGACAGCCTAAATGTCCAACGGCACTTAaaggtttaataaaaaaaaccctacaggtGTTAGAGTTTAGTTGTTTGGGGGATTGTTTAGAAACAAagctacttatttttttttaaatgatccacCTTCTACTCTGCTTTCCAGGTACTTGTCCAACTCTGCCTCTCTCTTCACCGCCTCTGGCAATACCTTTGGTGCACTTGGAAAACAGATCAAAATCACACTCATGTTGTCTCGACTTCCCTGGtagtggaaaaaaacaaaaacagatgagACAATATCCTGTATCCAGTGAGTAATACACACTGATTTTATCCCAAGGCCATATCAAAGCAgtttataaaattatttaaaattaaaataaaaaataaaattttaagtaagtaaaatattttgctCATCATGTGAAATTAGAATACTTTTCTTCCATCATACCATTAAATAAAAAATGGTATCATTTACAAATAACTGTTCAAGAAGTCTGCATGTTGAGTATCATTCAGTACAAACAGGCTTTTAAATGTAGTTTGTTAACTTTTTTCTTCATGATTGATGTTTACAATGAGCCTACAAGTTGATGACTCCCGTCTTGCTGAATGCTGAAATTATTTGCAAAACTAACATGGGAGATTTATTCCTGAGATTTATAAAACTTGTTTCCATCCTGCTTAAATATTAATATTGTTTGGAGGGAAAGATTACATTAGCTGTAGATATATTAAATGCTGAAATAGGAATATTTAAGGTATCTGAAGCCAGTTATAAAGCAAATCAAAAAACCCAACTTAGACACCTAAAAATATTGCTAGCGTCAAATGTGCATTTTTCATAAACAGTTCCCCACAGTAGGCCTAAGGGCCAGTCATTAAGAGGAAGTAGTGTTTGTGACATACACATTTTCATTTGCACATAGAAATATTTCTCACTATGTAAACTTTTAGAACGCAAGTGAGCAAAATAAGCACAACTTTAATAAAATACTTGAATGCAGTACTGTACAACCATGCTTTGCAGAAAAAAGTACTAAATATTGATTCAAATGATTTTCCAGCTGTTAAGGGCCCTATTCCGCAAACACTTACATAGATGCTGAACTTTAAAcacaagtagtcctattgaagccaatgagactactcatgtgaataatgGTAAGCACGGATGCAAGTATTTGCAAGATTGGTGCCTAAACCAATCAGTATTGTCCTGTGGTATTTACATTTCCCGTACTAGCGCAGCTgaaattataaatgaaaaactgGCAGTGAATGaagtttaactttttaaaatgatagaaAACTAtttatgcaatgttgttgtagctacgtttgtcccaggatattagagagacgaggtgggtgaggtagtatcttttattggaccaacttctgttggtgacagataCCAGAGTTCTGTGGAGCTTGTCTTCCgatatctctcaccaacagaagttggtccaataaaagatattacctcacccaccttgtctctagaaAACTATTACATAGTTAACGGGGTCATTGTTTCACACCTCTTTAGAGATATGGTGCCAATACTAACAATGCGATCCTGCCTTTATTTACAGCTTGCATATCAAAGCTCAGTTTTATAAATAGGATTAAATGCTTGTCTAGGGAAAGTTAAAACAAACTATGAAATTTTAACAATGTTCAGTCTGTCCTATTAAGCAACAGAACAacctttcattttgtttatagAAACATACAAATTCGGACTCATTGCATAAAAAAACCAATCACAAAATCTGTATTTATTAAGTAAAAATTGTGCCTGTCTTCTTGAGCAGATGTAATTAGTTGGACTCTTGGTCAGCTAAAAGCTATATGTAATAATCTGTAAGTAACTGTacaagaaaagattttttttatgcaGATGTAAAATTATAtaaggaacaatttaaaaaaaatcagatcaaagATTTCAGTAGTTAATTGAAGTTCTTAATTTTAGAAACCAAAGTTCAGTCATTTTGTATGGTTTTGGCATGATTCAGGCAGAAATGCTACGTTTCCCCAGtgacagaagaggaaaaaataaattgtttgtgGCCTTTATTTACTTCTTTGGAAGGTATAAAAGCTGcttatatattttttccatttcctttctttaatcTTAGAAATAGATCATTTCTCCTCAGCTACTAAATTTTCCACTCATGCCAATACCACCAATTCTCAAGTAATTCAGTCTCTATATGAAACGTGATATAAGACCTGATATTTCTATCAAAcgttttaaaatccatttttattgCATTGTGAAGCAGCAAAAAGGGCACTGTTATTTCCATtggtcatttttaaaagtgctaacTAGCTTGCCATAGAGCGCAACATATCTTTATatgatttaaaaacttctaaaCAAATAAGACGACCCATTATTGAAGTCCACGTGCCCTTACTATTTGCTGCTCCTAGTTATATCCCCAATGGCATTCTAGTAAATGGCTCAACAGTGGAATGATTGTATCATATAGTTATTGTTACAAAATTGTACAGAAACTAAACTTCAGCTACTCTATAGAtctgaattgaaatttattttcaTCTTGTTGACAATAGAAACTCCTACTACTTTACTGAAAACATAATAGGTTTCTCCTCTTAAAATTCTGGCTACCTTGTACAAGCAGGTGTCGACTATCTCATTGCAAACTTTCTCAAGGTCATCAGTGACTTCGAGTCTGGATCTTACAAAGTCACAGAGCTCTTCATTTCCCATAACATCCCAGATACCATCACAAGCCAGTATGATAAACTGATCATCTTCTTCTGATCTCTCAATTTCGTAAACTTCAGGCTCAGGTGAGACAAGCTGCTCTGTAGGGCCTTTCCCATGGACACATTTGTAATCAAAGTCCCCAAGAGCTCTAGACACAGCAAGAGAGCCATTCACACGTTGAATCATTACAGAACCACCTGCATTCTGTATACGCTCTTTCTCCAGTGGATTACTTGGTTTGTGATCTTGTGTGAAGAAGTGAACCTTCCTGTTTCTACAAAGTAAACCTCTTGAGTCTCCACAGTTGATGAAGTAAGTGTGTTGAGGAGAAATCATGACACCCACCGCTGTTGACCCGCTTCTATCTGCACCATGTTTCTTCTCAGAGATTACTCTCATATGTTCATCAATTTGCAGAAAACCTGTTCTGATTCCATTCTTTACACTTTCCACAGAGGGTGGTCCATCGGACCCTTTAAAATCCTGGTTGCTTGTGATGTGATCTAATAAATGCTCACAGCAGTATTTGGCAACCTGGGATCCAGCATGCCCATCATATACAGCAAAAAATGACCATCCATCAAGTCCATTTGGCAAACCAATAACAGCTGTATGTGCATCCTCCATCTCAACTCGCCAACCTTGCATACTACTTAGCCCATAACGTAGCCCATTACCCTGCCCTTGGGCATTATGCTTCTCCATCTTTGGCTTGTCTAAAAACGCTCCCATGATGACTTGTTCCTTCAGTTCTAAGGAAAAAAGAATATTATTGTTAAGCTATTtctacaaaacaaaaccatttaaaCATGTTACTAGAAACTATTAAATATAGAAAATGTTACTTAAATAATATTAAGGTAAGACAAATGAAGATGGGAAGTTAAAATTTATGGCTGACTTTTGGTCCTTAACTCAATATTTTACATAATAATGAGTTAACTAAAATGTCAGCCTTAACTCTGAACTgccttgttttgcttttgttgatTTAAGTAAGGACCTCACTACTAATTGAGTGTACTCTGTAtgtttttgtaaatatttaaGCTGTAACCATGCATGAAGAAGGTTTACACTAGTTTAGTGTCTGTGGTTTTCATCAAAACACTTGTAGTGAAAATAAGTATAACAAAAACCACCATTCAAACTATTTTAACTAGCATAGACATCTTAGacttggttattttttttttttttttttttacagcaacTAACTTCTCAGATGTCTATTTTGTGGTCCAGATGTGTTTAAAACCTCAAACGTTCTGTGTGCTTATAATTCAAGGAGGAAAAACTACCTTTGACATGTTTGCAGAAATCTGTTTGGAAATAAAATTACAAGTATTAGAAATTCACATTTCATATACACAGtaagcaaatattttaatattttctttattcactCTTCTGTGGGTGCAGAGAACAAAGCACATATTTGTACCCAAGAAACACTACTATGCTTTTAAATAGTGTAAATCGACTAGTCTATTTTGATTGCTCTGTACAGTAAcccctcacttaaagtcgtcccgctgctgatcagttagggaacatgcttgtttaaagttgtgcaatgcttccttataatgttgtttggcagctgcctgctttgtccactgcttgcaggaagagcagcctgttgcagctagctggggagaggatgggggagcatggaaccagggtgggccggcaacccccccatcagctccctgctccccgtgcagcagccgcccagaagactatcaattgccggcag of the Eretmochelys imbricata isolate rEreImb1 chromosome 6, rEreImb1.hap1, whole genome shotgun sequence genome contains:
- the PPM1A gene encoding protein phosphatase 1A, whose amino-acid sequence is MGAFLDKPKMEKHNAQGQGNGLRYGLSSMQGWRVEMEDAHTAVIGLPNGLDGWSFFAVYDGHAGSQVAKYCCEHLLDHITSNQDFKGSDGPPSVESVKNGIRTGFLQIDEHMRVISEKKHGADRSGSTAVGVMISPQHTYFINCGDSRGLLCRNRKVHFFTQDHKPSNPLEKERIQNAGGSVMIQRVNGSLAVSRALGDFDYKCVHGKGPTEQLVSPEPEVYEIERSEEDDQFIILACDGIWDVMGNEELCDFVRSRLEVTDDLEKVCNEIVDTCLYKGSRDNMSVILICFPSAPKVLPEAVKREAELDKYLESRVEEIIKKQGEGVPDLVHVMRTLATESIPNLPPGGELASKRSVIEAVYNRLNPYRNDDADSASTDDMW